From the genome of Geothrix sp. 21YS21S-4, one region includes:
- a CDS encoding OmpH family outer membrane protein: protein MGVDKSRTASPFGVSLLSAALVVAVVAGGLGFWMGSRLRRADMVFVKTNELMSRARVLIQAREQFQKDSAAWAEESKQLEIKLQEVLKSGSLQQPKVREQASQLRSRLEFLREKGGHREQELMGPALAEINSGIKKFAQKNGYRMVLGTLNGGVVLHGDDTVDVTEALLSDLNR from the coding sequence GTGGGCGTGGATAAGAGTCGAACTGCATCACCCTTTGGGGTTTCTTTGCTGAGTGCTGCTTTGGTGGTGGCTGTGGTGGCGGGAGGCTTGGGGTTCTGGATGGGATCCAGACTGCGGCGTGCCGACATGGTGTTCGTCAAGACCAATGAACTCATGAGCCGGGCAAGGGTTCTCATTCAGGCGCGGGAACAGTTTCAAAAGGATTCGGCAGCCTGGGCCGAGGAATCCAAACAACTGGAGATCAAGCTGCAGGAGGTCCTCAAGTCAGGCTCGCTCCAGCAGCCGAAGGTCCGTGAACAGGCATCGCAGCTGAGGTCACGGTTGGAGTTCCTCAGAGAGAAGGGAGGCCACCGGGAGCAGGAGTTGATGGGGCCTGCTCTGGCGGAGATCAATTCCGGTATCAAGAAATTCGCCCAGAAGAATGGCTATCGCATGGTCCTGGGGACGCTCAATGGAGGTGTGGTACTTCACGGCGACGATACCGTGGACGTCACGGAAGCGCTGCTATCCGAT